In one Elephas maximus indicus isolate mEleMax1 chromosome 9, mEleMax1 primary haplotype, whole genome shotgun sequence genomic region, the following are encoded:
- the NTMT1 gene encoding N-terminal Xaa-Pro-Lys N-methyltransferase 1 isoform X1: MTSEVIEDEKQFYSKAKMYWKEVPPTVDGMLGGYGHISSIDINSSRKFLQRFLREGPNKTGTSYALDCGAGIGRITKRLLLPLFKVVDMVDVTEDFLVKAKTYLGEEGKRVRNYFCCGLQDFSPEPSSYDVIWIQWVIGHLTDQHLAEFLRRCKRGLRPNGIIVIKDNMAQEGVILDDVDSSVCRDLEVVRRIIRSADLSLLAEERQENLPDEIYHVYSFALR; this comes from the exons ATGACAAGTGAGGTGATAGAAGACGAGAAACAATTCTACTCAAAGGCCAAGATGTACTGGAAAGAAGTCCCACCCACAGTGGACGGCATGCTCGGGGGGTATGGCCACATCTCCAGCATCGACATCAACAGCTCCCGGAAGTTCCTGCAGAGGTTTTTGAGG GAAGGCCCAAACAAGACAGGAACTTCCTATGCCCTGGACTGTGGAGCTGGCATTGGAAGGATCACTAAGCGGCTGCTCTTGCCATTGTTCAAAGTGGTGGATATGGTTGATGTGACGGAGGACTTTCTGGTTAAAGCTAAGACCTACCTGGGTGAGGAGGGCAAGAGAGTGAGGAACTATTTCTGTTGTGGTCTCCAGGACTTCAGCCCAGAGCCTAGCTCTTACGACGTTATCTGGATCCAGTGGGTGATAG GCCACCTGACTGATCAGCACCTGGCCGAGTTCCTGCGGCGCTGCAAGCGGGGTCTGCGCCCCAATGGCATCATTGTCATCAAAGACAACATGGCACAGGAGGGCGTGATCCTGGACGACGTGGACAGCAGCGTGTGTCGGGACCTCGAGGTGGTGCGCAGGATCATCCGCAGTGCAGACCTCAGCCTTCTGGCAGAGGAGAGGCAGGAGAACCTCCCTGACGAGATTTACCACGTCTACAGCTTTGCCCTCAGATGA
- the NTMT1 gene encoding N-terminal Xaa-Pro-Lys N-methyltransferase 1 isoform X2: protein MVDVTEDFLVKAKTYLGEEGKRVRNYFCCGLQDFSPEPSSYDVIWIQWVIGHLTDQHLAEFLRRCKRGLRPNGIIVIKDNMAQEGVILDDVDSSVCRDLEVVRRIIRSADLSLLAEERQENLPDEIYHVYSFALR, encoded by the exons ATGGTTGATGTGACGGAGGACTTTCTGGTTAAAGCTAAGACCTACCTGGGTGAGGAGGGCAAGAGAGTGAGGAACTATTTCTGTTGTGGTCTCCAGGACTTCAGCCCAGAGCCTAGCTCTTACGACGTTATCTGGATCCAGTGGGTGATAG GCCACCTGACTGATCAGCACCTGGCCGAGTTCCTGCGGCGCTGCAAGCGGGGTCTGCGCCCCAATGGCATCATTGTCATCAAAGACAACATGGCACAGGAGGGCGTGATCCTGGACGACGTGGACAGCAGCGTGTGTCGGGACCTCGAGGTGGTGCGCAGGATCATCCGCAGTGCAGACCTCAGCCTTCTGGCAGAGGAGAGGCAGGAGAACCTCCCTGACGAGATTTACCACGTCTACAGCTTTGCCCTCAGATGA